A window of the Oscillospiraceae bacterium NTUH-002-81 genome harbors these coding sequences:
- a CDS encoding restriction endonuclease subunit S: MKAYNGGVRFQNGDTLIARITPCLENGKAAYINILNDKEVAFGSTEYIVFSPVDTMPSSFYYFLIRSKKFRTFALQYMNGSSGRQRVSGDELAAFPLTKPSHEALSRFDMVAKPVLEQFKVASLEINRLNALQQLIIASISSR, translated from the coding sequence ATGAAAGCCTATAATGGCGGTGTCCGGTTCCAAAATGGCGACACCCTAATTGCGCGTATTACTCCTTGCCTCGAAAATGGCAAGGCAGCGTATATTAACATCCTCAATGACAAAGAGGTTGCTTTCGGATCCACGGAGTACATTGTGTTTTCTCCGGTTGATACGATGCCATCTTCATTTTACTATTTTTTAATCCGAAGCAAGAAGTTTCGGACTTTCGCATTACAATACATGAACGGTTCGAGTGGACGTCAGCGAGTATCAGGCGATGAACTTGCCGCGTTCCCTTTGACCAAGCCGTCGCACGAAGCACTTTCTCGGTTTGATATGGTTGCAAAACCTGTTTTGGAACAGTTTAAGGTGGCTTCCCTGGAAATCAACCGCTTGAATGCGCTTCAACAGCTTATTATAGCTTCAATCTCAAGCCGCTAA
- a CDS encoding restriction endonuclease subunit S, with product MKSNYEPLGKHIQLVDYRNSEEVTSTVLGISIDKEFIPSVANVIGTDLSRYKLISKGLFACNPMHVGRDERLPIALYEKGSPAIVSPAYFMFEIIDRDILNEEYLMMWFRRPEFDRECWFMTDGSVRGGITWDDFCRIKLPVPSYARQCEIVESYRAITDRIALKRSENDNLAA from the coding sequence ATGAAATCGAATTATGAACCCCTTGGTAAACATATTCAGCTTGTTGATTATCGGAACTCCGAGGAAGTCACCAGCACTGTTCTTGGCATAAGCATCGACAAAGAGTTTATACCTTCCGTCGCAAATGTAATTGGCACAGATTTGAGCCGGTATAAGCTAATCAGCAAGGGACTGTTTGCCTGTAACCCAATGCACGTTGGACGCGATGAACGTCTTCCGATTGCGCTCTATGAGAAAGGTAGCCCCGCAATAGTATCTCCGGCATATTTCATGTTTGAGATTATTGATCGCGACATCTTGAATGAAGAGTATTTGATGATGTGGTTTCGCAGACCGGAGTTTGATCGCGAGTGCTGGTTCATGACGGACGGCAGTGTTCGAGGCGGAATTACATGGGATGATTTTTGCCGTATAAAGCTCCCTGTTCCTTCCTACGCGAGACAATGTGAAATCGTCGAGTCCTACCGTGCAATCACCGACCGCATTGCTTTAAAAAGATCGGAAAATGATAATTTAGCGGCTTGA